A DNA window from Camelina sativa cultivar DH55 chromosome 17, Cs, whole genome shotgun sequence contains the following coding sequences:
- the LOC104758174 gene encoding uncharacterized protein LOC104758174, producing the protein MSAKSAAFPLCKATEVYIIFVDKYKTIKSSSLKIIHLFSSRTRSLFLRRMEEEDRARKQISVLSSKRSQTANANVAVTASSEVAFNVCCLCVYCPLCVLWCCIKQPCTIGWRAILNAKRKLSGCSGCGRSFSRRVLAADYSSFSDIDSDDVNCKAHHNCSKRNR; encoded by the exons ATGTCAGCTAAGTCGGCAGCGTTTCCAC tttgtaAAGCGACagaagtatatattatatttgtagataaatataaaactattaaaTCGTCTTCTTTAAAAAtcattcatcttttttcttcaagaACACGATCTCTCTTCCTTAGaagaatggaagaagaagaccgAGCAAGAAAACAAATCTCTGTTTTGTCTTCAAAAAGATCCCAAACCGCAAACGCAAACGTAGCTGTCACGGCTTCGTCGGAGGTGGCGTTTAATGTTTGTTGCTTATGTGTTTATTGTCCTCTTTGCGTTCTTTGGTGCTGCATCAAACAGCCATGTACGATTGGATGGAGAGCCATCCTAAACGCCAAACGCAAATTAAGCGGTTGCAGCGGCTGCGGTAGAAGCTTTAGCAGGAGGGTTTTGGCAGCTGATTATTCGTCGTTTTCGGATATTGATTCCGATGATGTGAATTGCAAAGCTCATCATAATTGCTCAAAACGTAACCGGTGA
- the LOC104758176 gene encoding uncharacterized protein LOC104758176: MPNRGRKRKLVRNVSQILGGSRLRPTNLPSQYDFTPAVQAPPPQQTPEEEVPILPRQPTQSQIRDYPPPQQLFQDSFTRQPQPQVRRSPSEEVNYNPATHATLQDDPPPSPVQLSQTRSHPSHPSSQGKNFEEETAAVLPELQEDVAQALNALLLVPNRDKFTTVLSPTPIPNTQWFTRDKGSKLVRKITKILLNKYEGPFYSWTCLPREKKERYFLEFTKTHTWDPLITGTVQAYFEEISQKRIKDMVSTVRTSRVQPNWIGNTLWRTMEDY, translated from the exons ATGCCTAatcgaggaagaaagagaaaacttgTTCGTAATGTTTCTCAGATTCTCGGAGGGTCAAGACTACGGCCTACCAATCTACCCAGTCAGTACGACTTCACGCCGGCAGTCCAAGCTCCTCCTCCGCAGCAGacacctgaagaagaagtcccCATTTTGCCACGACAACCAACGCAATCCCAGATCCGGGACTATCCTCCGCCTCAACAACTATTTCAGGACTCCTTTACTCGCCAACCTCAACCTCAAGTACGCCGGTCTCCTTCAGAAGAAGTTAACTACAATCCAGCAACTCATGCAACTCTTCAAGATGACCCTCCGCCTTCTCCAGTTCAACTCTCTCAGACTCGTAGTCATCCATCGCATCCATCGTCTCAAGGCAAAAACTTCGAAGAAGAAACTGCTGCGGTGTTGCCGGAACTCCAAGAGGACGTGGCTCAGGCTCTAAATGCCCTGCTTCTGGTACCAAACAGGGATAAGTTCACCACGGTCCTCTCTCCCACACCCATACCGAACACCCAATG GTTTACTCGCGACAAAGGATCGaaacttgttcggaagattactaaaattcttctaaacaaatACGAAGGTCCCTTCTACAGCTGGACATGTTTGCCGcgggaaaaaaaagagagatacttCCTTGAGTTCACG aaaacccacacttgggatcctttgataactGGGACTGTTCAGGCTTATTTTGAGGAAATCAGTCAAAAGCGGAtcaaagacatggttagcaCTGTGAGGACTAGTCGAGTTCAACCAAACTGGATTGGAAACACTCTCTGGAGAACGATGGAGGATTACTAg
- the LOC104758178 gene encoding non-specific lipid-transfer protein 2-like translates to MVKVMSVSVLALAAAILLVTVAKIPVAEGVTCSPMELAPCAAAMTSSSPPSQACCAKLREQKPCLCGYLRNPSLRQYINSPNARKVTSSCQIATPNC, encoded by the coding sequence atggtgAAGGTAATGTCGGTTTCCGTTTTAGCTCTCGCAGCGGCGATTCTCCTGGTGACTGTGGCTAAAATCCCGGTGGCAGAAGGGGTAACTTGCTCGCCGATGGAGCTGGCTCCATGTGCGGCGGCGATGACGTCATCTTCGCCACCGTCACAAGCATGCTGCGCTAAGCTGAGAGAGCAGAAGCCATGCCTTTGCGGGTACTTGAGGAACCCTAGCCTCCGCCAGTACATTAACTCTCCTAACGCAAGGAAAGTCACCAGCAGTTGCCAGATTGCTACCCCAAACTGTTAA
- the LOC104758177 gene encoding AP-3 complex subunit delta encodes MSSSSTSIMDNLFQRSLEDLIKGFRLQLLGESNFISRALEEIRREIKVTDLSTKSTALHKLSYLAALHGVDMSWAAFHAVEVVSSPRFQHKRIGYEAITQSFHEQTSVLLLITNQVRKDLNSANEYEVSLALECLSRIGTHDLARDLTPEVFTLLGSSKAFVKKKAIGVVLRVFEKYPDAVKVCFKRLVENLESSDPQILSAVVGVFCELATRDPGSCLPLAPELYKVLVDSRNNWVLIKVLKIFAKLASVEPRLGKKVAEPICEHMRRTVAKSLVFECVRTVVSSLSDHEAAVKLAVAKIREFLVEDDPNLKYLGLNALSIVAPKHLWAVLENKEAVVKALSDEDPNVKLEALHLLMSMVNEDNVSEISRILMNYALKSDPFFCNEIIFSVLSACSRNAYEIIVDFDWYVSLLGEMARIPHCQRGEEIEHQLIDIGMRVRDARPQLVRVSWALLIDPALLGNLFLHPILSAAAWISGEYVEFCKNPYETVEVLLQPRTGLLPPSIRAVYIHSAFKVLIFCLRSYFSAEESTLSFSAQEFSSASSSMNAFTYESILNLVNVIELGLVPLSGTHDVEVQERTKNVLGFIGMIKQDLAEKLNLQDSETEVFRVTAFMEDVFSEELGPVSATAQDKVCVPGGLELKENLGDLEEICGEFLKPVDSVSYTDKISFSVSKLRIRDQQEASSSSSPPHEASSLLAEHRKRHGMYYLPSQKDDPDSNGTPNDYPLANELANEISPDPFNPKKKPNQSKQRPVVVKLEEGDESRNPPQAKSNIETVNDDESLSRAIQSALLVKNKGKEKDKSETNPNSGQQEKEESSRIEDHQNSEKKKKKKKKKNGERSSKHKSRGRNEVASASEQVIIPDYLL; translated from the coding sequence ATGTCGTCGTCTTCCACTTCTATAATGGACAACTTGTTCCAACGGAGTCTCGAGGATCTGATCAAAGGCTTTCGTCTCCAGCTTCTCGGTGAATCCAATTTCATTTCCAGAGCTTTAGAAGAGATCCGCCGCGAGATCAAAGTCACAGATCTCTCAACTAAATCCACCGCTCTTCACAAGCTCTCTTACCTCGCAGCACTTCACGGCGTCGATATGTCTTGGGCGGCGTTTCACGCCGTCGAAGTTGTTTCCTCTCCACGGTTCCAACACAAGAGGATCGGTTACGAAGCAATCACTCAGTCGTTCCATGAACAGACCTCGGTTCTGCTTCTGATCACTAACCAGGTTCGCAAGGATTTGAATAGTGCTAATGAATACGAAGTAAGTCTAGCTTTGGAATGTTTGTCTAGGATTGGAACTCATGACTTAGCTAGAGATTTGACTCCTGAAGTGTTTACACTCTTGGGTAGTAGTAAAGCTTTCGTTAAGAAGAAAGCAATTGGTGTGGTTTTGAGGGTGTTCGAGAAGTATCCTGATGCTGTTAAGGTATGTTTTAAGCGGCTTGTTGAGAATCTTGAAAGCTCTGATCCGCAGATTCTGTCTGCTGTTGTTGGAGTGTTCTGTGAGCTTGCCACAAGAGATCCTGGATCATGTCTTCCTTTAGCTCCTGAGTTATATAAAGTATTGGTTGATTCAAGGAACAATTGGGTTTTGATTAAGGTTCTTAAAATATTTGCTAAGTTGGCCTCGGTTGAGCCGAGATTGGGTAAGAAAGTGGCTGAGCCGATATGTGAGCATATGAGGAGGACTGTTGCCAAGTCCCTGGTGTTTGAGTGTGTTAGAACCGTGGTGAGTAGCTTGAGTGATCACGAAGCAGCTGTGAAACTTGCGGTTGCAAAGATCCGGGAGTTTCTGGTGGAAGATGATCCGAATCTCAAGTATCTCGGTCTTAATGCATTGTCGATTGTTGCTCCAAAGCATTTGTGGGCAGTATTGGAGAACAAAGAAGCTGTTGTCAAGGCTCTGAGCGATGAGGATCCAAATGTGAAACTCGAGGCATTGCATCTCTTAATGTCAATGGTGAATGAAGATAATGTGTCGGAAATCTCCAGGATACTTATGAATTATGCGCTTAAATCAGACCCATTCTTCTGCAACGAGATTATATTTTCTGTGTTATCAGCTTGCTCCAGGAATGCATATGAGATCATTGTTGACTTTGATTGGTATGTGTCTCTTCTTGGTGAGATGGCTAGAATCCCACATTGTCAAAGAGGGGAAGAGATTGAGCATCAGTTGATCGATATCGGTATGAGGGTTAGAGATGCTAGACCGCAACTAGTCCGTGTTTCTTGGGCACTTCTCATTGATCCTGCATTGCTCGGAAACTTGTTCTTGCACCCGATATTATCTGCAGCTGCGTGGATTTCAGGGGAATACGTTGAGTTTTGTAAGAATCCATATGAAACTGTGGAGGTGCTTCTGCAACCACGCACTGGTCTATTGCCCCCCTCCATAAGAGCTGTCTACATACATTCAGCTTTCAAAGTTCTTATCTTCTGTCTCAGGTCTTACTTCTCGGCCGAGGAATCCACTTTGTCATTCTCGGCTCAGGAGTTTAGTTCTGCCTCTTCATCCATGAATGCGTTCACATATGAATCTATATTGAATCTGGTGAATGTGATTGAGCTTGGTTTGGTGCCGTTATCTGGAACCCATGATGTGGAAGTGCAGGAGAGAACTAAGAATGTTTTAGGTTTCATTGGTATGATAAAGCAAGACCTAGCTGAGAAACTAAACCTCCAAGACAGTGAAACAGAAGTTTTTAGAGTCACTGCATTCATGGAAGATGTGTTCTCAGAAGAGCTCGGTCCTGTTTCTGCAACTGCACAAGATAAGGTTTGTGTACCGGGTGGGTTAGAGCTGAAAGAGAATCTCGGTGATCTGGAAGAGATTTGTGGGGAATTTCTTAAACCAGTGGATTCAGTTTCATACACGGACAAGATCAGCTTCTCTGTCTCCAAACTTAGAATCAGAGATCAACAAGAAGCctcctcatcttcatctcctCCACATGAAGCTTCATCTCTGCTTGCTGAACACCGCAAACGCCATGGCATGTATTATCTTCCTTCTCAAAAGGACGATCCTGATAGCAACGGCACGCCGAACGATTATCCTCTGGCAAATGAATTAGCAAACGAGATATCCCCGGATCCATTTAACCCCAAGAAGAAACCGAATCAATCTAAACAGAGGCCTGTAGTAGTGAAACTAGAGGAGGGAGATGAATCAAGAAACCCTCCTCAAGCAAAATCAAATATAGAGACAGTTAATGATGATGAATCTTTGTCCCGAGCAATCCAAAGCGCTCTTCTGGTAAAgaacaaaggaaaagagaaagacaagTCTGAGACAAATCCGAATTCGGGACAacaggaaaaagaagagagctCGAGAATAGAAGATCACCAGAActcagaaaagaagaagaagaagaaaaagaagaagaatggagagAGAAGTAGTAAGCATAAATCGCGAGGGCGAAATGAAGTAGCTTCTGCTTCAGAACAAGTTATAATCCCAGATTATCTATTGTGA